TCCTGAGCTTCCCAGGTTCACCTATTGAGTGCCTAGGACCATGTTGCAATTGTTTACTATGTCCAGGCCATCTTTCCGATGAAAACTTCGCTAAAAGTTTACCGGCATCGCCATCACTTATCGCAAAGGGTTCACTCTCGTTGGATGGGGCTCCCATGCTCGAGACCATTGTGGATGTTGCAGCAAGCAAGCTCTTCAGCTCCTTGACACTATCTGTTGCTGCAGCTTCACTGACCTTTAAGCATTCATATTCTTGTTTTAGTCCCTGCAATTCTTTTTCCTTCTGAGATAAAAGATCTTTTAGCTCAGTGTTGTCTTTCCTAACAATCTCCAGGGATTCTTTGACGATGCTGGCTTCATTTACAGCCTGCTTTAGAATATCCCTCAGATTGAAATTCTCTTCCCTGGCCGATCTTTGTGATCGGAACAACTTATTGTTGTCTGCTTTTAACTCAGTGATCTCCTCTTCGGACATTTTGATACAGTTTATGAAGCAATTCTCTTTCTCACCCCAAGCAGTGGAAGATTCCTCCAATTCATACTTGAGCCTTTCAGATTCTTCGGATGCTGCTTCAAATTTTTCTTCCATGCTCCTTAATTGCGCCTTTAAGTCTTCTGCTTCACCTCTTGCTTTCTCCAGCTCAGATTCGGTTGATTTGAGTTTTCCCTTCACCTGATTGGATTCTGTTGTTACTTCTTTCAGGACGGATGCTAAACCATCCATCGCTGTCTTGCTTTTCTCTTCTGCTTCTGTGCTTAACCTAAGCTCGTTCCTTAGTGTTCTAATGTCTTCTTCCGCAGAGCCAATGCGCACAAGATCATTCCCAAACAAATGCTTCTCAATGTTTCTAAGGCTTCGGCTGCCAAACCGTCTAGAACTCTCCAAGCTCTTGCTGTTCTCTCGCAGAAACTTGTTCTCGAGTTTGGCCTCTTCCAGAGAGATATTTATCTGCTCAAGGAGCTTTGTCTGGGACGCGAGCGATCCATGCAATTTTCTTTCTGATTCCTTCGCTTTCTGAACTTCTTTCTCTAGAGACTCCACTATTGACTTACTTTCATCTGTGAATCCTTCAGACGCAGGGTTCTTTTTCAGAGAGGTAAGTTGTTGCATTACTCGGGATTTCTCCTCTTTCTCCTTCCTCAGTTCTTCCTGAAGCTTTTTTAATTGTTGTTGCAGATCAGAAGATCTCGGACGTTGTTTCTGAAAGTAAATAAGTAGCACACAGAAAATTTTTTTGCGATCAATAACAACCGATGCAAGTTGGAAAAAAATTGGAACAATATCATACTTAAAACGAGAACTTACAGATAATGAATGAGCTGTCTTGTTAAATGATCCTGGGTCTGATGAATCCAATGAGGAAGAAGGTCCCTCGGTTGTTTTGGATTGAGATTCCATTTGGAAGAGCTAGGCGTTAACACATGTGATGCAACGAATTAGTACACGTTCAAAATAGGAATGAAAAACAAACCAAGAGACTAGAACAGCAGTTTCTCGCAATGATCAAGGAGACTCAAGAACCACAACAACTTTCCTTCTTGTCTTTCTCTCTAAAGTCTGAAAAAGTCGGTTTGCAAACATGATTTGATCTCCAAAATCGGGGGAAAAAAGGATCGTTTAATTAGTTGTAAAGATGGAATCAACGAAACGATGCCCAATTAGAAACGGAAAGCGCTAGTTCTGCAAACCACTAGAAAGCACCGTCAAAACAGAGAAAAAGATGTGAACTTTAGGGTACCTGAGGCTGAACTAGTAAGGCAGCATCATGAACTAAACTAATGGCTATGCCTAGTAAATCGCTCCAGCTCGAAGACGCAAAAAACAATTCTAGAAAATGATGGAATCGAGCAAAAGTGCGAGCGAGCGAGCAAGCAAGATGGTGAACTCGTCATCGATTAGACCGAAGCGCGACCATGATGCTGATCTCTTAATCGATTTGATCAAAGCGGGAAAAGCCGGCACCTTGACGgcgaaaaaaaaaattaccataTCGAAACGGAAAAGAATCGCGGGAAAGAAACAGAAATCGAAGGCAGGAGTGCTCACCACTTGGCAGTTGGTCGCAAAACGAGCGTGTGTTCCTCGGAGCTCCTAAAGCAGAAAGCTTTTCAAGAGAAGCGAGCCCTCCAGTCGCTTCACGACGCCGTTGGCTGAAGGAgaagccgaagaagaagttcaaaaAGAAAACAAGCGAGGAACGAGTAAATGGCGTGGGGTTGGAGGCGCCGAGGCAGAAAGGGAGGTTGAAGCGGTCGAGTCCACCATCCGCGCGTTGGATTCTTCTTCGACTCCCGCGAGGTTGCCCCTTGCCGGGTCACGGTCAGACTTAACGGCCGATGATGTCATTGCGATTGAATACTTAACCAATGTTAATGTTCCATCTATGGCTATTGTTTACGTCATCGTgcattttctgtttttttttaaaaaaaaacagagtTGCCTTCCTGAATCCGATTAAATAGCAATCAATTAATATTAACAAGAATAAAATAACCTTTTCCTGATACAAATGTTTCCATATCGATCGAGTAATATGGCGAATTGATATGGACAATCCTTCATTCATAGCCTATTAAAGTTATTCCTCGCGTGTGGTAATTCAATAGAAAGACAATAATGATCACCTTAACTAGACTTTTCATGGTTGCCATGGATTGaggtttaagttatgtttaccTCTCAAAAGATGGAAAGGGAAAGGAAATGAATTAATGGAAATTCGTAGGGATGGGTAAGAGAAagtaaagagaaaagaaaagaattaaAGGGAGAGGGGAAAGAATAGGAACTTTTcggggaaaaaataaaagaagaaaaaattaaaaaaaatcatacggTCAAAAGCGCcgctttttataaaaatctttgcATGTCTTCTATTTAATTTGTCGGATGATATTTCTACAGTTCATTGGCGGTGCGATTGTTAAGATGAGCTAATGATTTCGGCGTCGACGATCACAAATGCTGGGACTCAGGATTGGAGATCTAGTTGTAGGTTCTGAAATGTGGCGGTCCGCTACAATCATGCAAAGGCGGAAAAGATGTACCCAATGAGATGGGCTAAGGAAGAGGAGCGGGAAGCGTCGATAGGGCGTCGGGTCTCCAGAAATCCAACAACTACACcaactttcttcttctcccattcaCTGCTAGCAAGCATCAAGTGTAGTAAGTTTGTTTTTCCTCTCctcacaacaacaataacaacgaTTTCCAGCCGTTGCTTGTCGTCTCTctttccttctccttctcttctcaagAGCAACGACTCGTTGTTTTTGTTGTCTTTTCCCACCATGCATAGCAATCGTCGGAGCTAGCCAGGGTCGTCATTGGATCCCGTCGAAGCTCGTCGAGGCCATCAGCGAAAAGGAGAAaggttctccttcctcttctttcaATGTTTCGCAGCTTCATCATTGGTTTATCTTATTCTCTCAGCCAATAGCAGAAAACCATCACTCCTTTCATCTCCTCTAAGATGTCCAATAGCAACAACATATCTCCCTAATTTTTTTTCTAGCTGTCAACCATAAAAGTGAGAGCTACCCGCTCTCTTGTTGCCCAAATCATAAGACATTTAGGGTGTTTTTGGTTTgccccattttcattttcattttctgaaaaacgtgcGTTTTtcgttttttagaaaatgacttttccgcgttttcgttttcttagaaaacactctctcattttcttaaaagtgaacgtggaaaacgcaaaccaaacgcgttttttattttctcagaaaatgaaaacagaaaataacatggaaaacacaaaccaaacgcccccttaggtTTTCCATCTTTGGAATGTGTGCTGGATtaagtagaagaagagaaaaaaggcACTCGGACCTACCTCCCACACCGGCGCAAGTGAGATAGCCAATTCCCCATCGGCTTCGATGGCCAAGCAAGAGAGGCGCTAAGCCCAAAGAATTTGAAAATGAGACAGAGACTACAGTAGGAGAGGATGCTGAAGTTGCTGCTCCTACTGCACAACAAACAGAGAGGCATGACAAGCAAAGAGATGGgagggaggaggagaagaaggcaaATGGTTGAACATGGCGAATAAACTCTCACAAGGCCATCGGTGGGAAGAGGATGTCGCGCTGGGCAACTGATCATGTAATAGTTGTGCATATTAAGGGAGAGAATTGCTTTCCATTCGATTTGGGCGGAAGTAAAAATGATCAAAAAGATTTTCCActgataaatttataaatttgtcTGTTCAAAAAGGAGGAAAATAATTCTTTCTATTTTTTCGAagtaaataagagaaaggaatatAATTCATCCTTTTAATGAAATAAATAGAGGAAAATTTCATGCTATGGAAATTTTTCCATGATTTTTGTTTCCTTCGTCCCAAGTAAACAAAGCAATTACATGTCTAAAATAAATACATTTTAATCAATTTCGTTAAATTGTAGAAGATGTGATTATGCTCATTCCAAGTGTCACTCATAATCCATCCTCAAATTATGtgaaaggagataaatcacgaagTCAGCTTATAGTTGATCACCAAGTGACTAGGAGGTGGAAAAAAATTTTCTCTGAGGACATGCACTCGTTAGAATTTAGCCAACCAATTTCGTTAAAGAAGCATGGTTAAATACCTAAAATGATTAACTTATGATGTGACCCATAGTCAATGCTTTAGAAATCCTTATAAATTTGTCAGTGTGAATCTATGCCAGACCGCAAGTAGTGACATGAAGATACAATATTCACTTGGACTCAAACTAAGTGCTCATGGACTCTAAAGTGACATCCATCATTCTTTATCTAAAGGTTGATTGATACCTGTCCATAGCATGTTGATCCCCAAATGTCAGACCATGCCTCTGATATGGACTGACGGACAACAGCATGCCTTGGCACGAACTAACAAACAACAGCATGCCTCTACAGTGACTGACAGACTGGAGAATGCCTTTGACATGAACTAACAATTGCCTtatgcataaaataatatcacgTCCGTATTGCAAAGAGGTGAGTTGATATGGGTGGATGCACACACACAAAACCAAGTTCAACCAAGTTCCATTTCTGTAAAAGACAGATGAAATTCATTGGAGAGGTTCTCTCCTCTATTCTCCTCCCTTAGCCACTTTGCCAAACAACTCACCATGAGAAGAGACAATAGTTTGATCAGGTCAACACTATTTTTCTTCTACTACTGCTCTGCCAAAGCCCCTCTTTCAGCAAAGGCACTCTATTATGCAAACTATAAAAGCCTTTCCTCTAGCAGAGGTACTTGTAGGTCCAGGTAGACCGgttagagagggtgaatagcaatgaaaagaaagttagaaaaatctcttgCATTAAACTTGGTAATGACACAATATTAATTAAGCACAATTAATTaacattaaaaataataacataaaataagTAAAAGGATAAAAAGATCTACTTAGTTACAATCgagatgattgttaatccaagacaatgaaaAAACTCCACTAGAAAAGGCTCCTTTGTTGAAGACAGAGTAGCTTCTTTCAGACTTTGAAAGCACATAATTAGCTAGGAAAAGTAATATAGTAATTGTTGTTTAATTCTTAGCtccaggagcattggtaagtccaagtgacgttatcaaaaactcataatgtccgtatataAGGCATACTCAACCATAAGATTACTAGCAATGAATCTATAATCCGATCACCAACTACATATCACAAAATTCATAAATATCACACAtcacactcactatgtcaccatcaacaacaaacccaaataatagatcatcaaaacaaatatccactaatagatcatcaaaataactatccactaatagataatcaaacaaccacataactcaATATTTAATCCAATAAATCATTATAAATCGACATATCACAATATTTGATCTCACAATactctcaacctcaaaccatcctCAATAATAATCAACCATGATAACTCCTCAGtgatcaattttaattatatcgggtaccctaatatccaaaagatatgagtatacaaACTCTACAAATCCTATCCGTGTTCGATCGAGTAATTCGCTAGgagggagagggggggggggtggtgaatagtgattaaaaaaattatcatagaAAATTGAGTACGCAACGGAAAGATAAAAGGAAAGAacagaacaatgctaacaaaaccaattttacttggtttagagccttcgttgactcctactccaaggcccacactcattgagtgcttttgttgggcaatccactagcagttcaaaaatgTGATTACAAAGTTAAGATACAAGAACTTTGgaaaagaaataccgacaatagtaaaGGAAATAAAAGGTAGCACATTGTCGGAGTAGcttcgtagcgtcgcaggagTACAACACAACGGAGTAAGCATTGAAAGATCTTGTTGTGAGTTGTTATTTGCTCctgggctcaccctccttatataggaggctctggGCGCCCtgatcccttccggacgcctggagtgtgacgtagcccaaCCAACCATGAagctgttggaaccccgaggtgttttgatgtgatcaaacaagttaagctaggtcctgcgtagtttaacccttgtgtctaagtgagcaggaacttaggaacacaggaagtcgagcggaagacgcggctagcgagaaggacggcacgggagagagccgacgggctcggtgcgtccgagggacgaggtgtccgcggaagagtacaccggtggacgagaagaacgtgcgcggcgttcgagggacgagaaaccgggaaggaaggctgctcgaagagaaggccggaacttgggttcgggtgagccctattccggatggccgagatcacccaagctagcgagactggagcgaacaagacctggaccgaggagaactgaaccggagcaaagAGCCCGGgccaaaagtcaactgtgttgactttgggctccggggcgcccggagcagcccggggcgcccggaacccttccgggcgcccggaagttgaTTTTCGAGCAGattgagctttgactcgatctgaacgttgggggataaaatttatcccccccagggcgcccggaacccttccaggcgccccgaccaaggctataaatatagccttggtctagaagcaaaataatcaatcaagaacaactacttgtaatccagtgctttcatttgttatttctttctgtgctttcaacgctgtaagaggctactccgcccagaggagaatcaattagtgcgccttctttgccttggattagcaatcctctgattgcaaaccaagtaattcctctgtgtctattttctgttttaattagtctctgcccttttaattacaagttcttttaagttagttgaatatccgagaagggttccttgttttatcttgtagggcaattcacccctcccctcttgccggcctccaaagggaccaacaagtggtataagagcgaggacgcttcaggaggactaaccgccgatcgaagcaacaagatggccgaaccaagcatcgtcccaccaaaattcgaggggaacttcgcagactggaagcgtcgtatggaggtattcctaaaaccagattttgaaattcggtttattatgaaatatagtTTTATAGCTCcagtagataaagatggaaaagaaaaagaagagagcgattggacaaagaaggagcagaatgagtcggtagcaaacagccgtgcagaacatcacctgctgagtgtgttaccgcctcaagaggtcaatcgcatcggaaactatgtgtctgctaaagaactttgggagaagttcttggaactccacgaaggcacttccgaagcaaagctcgctagaagggacatcctccgtaacaaactgatgaacatccgtctggaaaaaggtgagaaagtagccagtctacacgcgaaggtaaaagaactaattactagtctcgagaacctcggagaaaaggtatcaaatcGGGATacaatacgctacgcgctcaacgcatttcctcgaactccggagtggacttcaatcatcgacgcctactacatctcaaaagatttggaggtaagtacattagaggaatgtttttctacccttgaattacacgaaactagatgtgcagagacatcaaaggacacaacccagactatggcgctaaacgcaaccaacaaggatgaacccgagtcagactccgaagacgacaaagaagcatacatggtaagaaactttaaaaagttttttagatctaataaatttaaaatgcagaatcaaaagaatcaaaaaggtagaagaaaggtgcggtgctaccagtgtcagaaggagggacacctaagggaagactgcccagaactcaagaaggtcaaaatgaagacacccaagaaacacaacctaaaagcaacttgggacgacacttcttcatccgaatcagaagctcaagaatatgctgggatagcgctgatggcaagttacgaagggcaaagctcgtcagaacctagcatcgatgaagggggagcgacctcagatgagagcagcgaagcagggggagattcagactttaagtctgatatggtaagtgaggtatgcctcttaccccctgatcaactttactctggtattaaggcaatgactaaatccatgtatagattagaaaatgaaaataccaaattaaaaaatgaaattctggaaacaaaaagaattttagcaaaatcatgtctaatagaggattttgataaattgaaaattcacaatgaaaaactaaaagaagaaatagaaagattgaaaaaatataaaagttcaaatatttctacttttagaaattatagaggtttaaattggtattatagatttcatcaaagtcaaattagaaatatatcaaaaatctatgtacctaggaaatacttggttaaccctgtaggtaggaacctctactgggttccaaaaacctgtttaatttaacttagcattttcagcaaggaaattaaacgactaatttcattatgaggctttgtctaaggaagtggttgttgctccaataaccaagaaggcctagtgcctcgccacgacctggaagccaagtatcgaaatgaaaagtttaattgactaactgaaaaagcattaatttaatttacctaatgctttaaaagagttattcaatttatatatttaaaattaatttataataattttttttgaaattaaattttttttaattgacttagaaaatttctgaaaattattgacttagaaattttctgaaaattgacttagaaattttttttggaaattgacttaaatctttttaaattaacttagatattttttttacttaggaatttttctatgaatattgtcttagacattttcctttgaaaattgccttagaaatcttttacaaaaattcacgttaaaattttctgaatattgacttagaatttttttttactagatattctcttttgaaatttccttagaaatttctcttttaagttaattgccttagaaatttttttacttaaatttctTTGCCTTCTGAAtattcacttaaattttttttaccttagacttgtttagagaacccctattttttatgtgatcaaagggggagaagtatgtaagtctagggggaagtatacacttattaaattgaaatatctttggacttaagtgCAAAGATATTGTTTTTACTGCATCTgtattaccctagcttaacttgggttgctcacatcaaaaagggggagattgttggaaccccgaggtgttttgatgtgattaaacaagttaagctaggtcctgcgtagtttaacccttgtgtctaagtgagcaggaacttaggaacacaggaagtcgagcggaagacgcggctagcgagaaggacggcacgggagagagccgacgggctcggtgcgtccgagggacgaggtgtccgcggaagagtacaccggtggacgagaagaacgtgcgcggcgttcgagggacgagaaaccgggaaggaaggctgctcgaagagaaggccggaacttgggttcgggtgagccctattccggatggccgagatcacccaagctagcgagactggagcgaacaagacctggaccgaggagaactgaaccggagcaaagAGCCCGGgccaaaagtcaactgtgttgactttgggctccggggcgcccggaacccttccgggcgcccggcagattgagctttgactcgatctgaacgttgggggataaaatttatcccccccagggcgcccagaacccttccaggcgccccgaccaaggctataaatatagccttggtctagaagcaaaataatcaatcaagaacaactacttgtaatccagtgctttcatttgttatttctttctgtgctttcaacgctgtaagaggctactccgcccagaggagaatcaattagtgcgccttctttgccttggattagcaatcctatgattgcaaaccaagtaattcctctgtgtctattttctgttttaattagtctctgcccttttaattacaagttcttttaagttagttgaatatccgagaagggttccttgttttatcttgtagggcaattcacccctcccctcttgccggcctccaaagggaccaacagaagCTCTGGTGAAGCGTCGATGAGGATAGAACTTGCatttcgggcgcccagacctctgTTTTCTAGCGACTTGCAGAAAAACGTTAGTTCGAGGCAAAATGCAAAACTATCCTATAAAACAAAGTGTTAACATAGTACAGTTATAATAATAAAAGCAGTAATTAGATTCCACCTTGCctagatcggaatctagtcaggatctcaacttagagttctgaaatgattctaagttggatcgacacctaagttccctttttgggaacgcgccctcacagttactcccctccagtgacttaccttaacttacctgccagacattcggttaattcgtcgacccgtttagacttcgtgccagctatctggtcagcccgtcaacctagtgggacttcgtgccagctatctgattgacccgtcgacctagctgggcttcgtgctagacatccggtcagcccgtctacCCGTCTGGGcctcttgccagctatccggttgacccgtcaacctagctggatttctcttgcacacttggtcaaagtgttagatcacaatgaaactaacttaacctactttgtcattcatcaaaacttgagttagaccgttagtgctaaccgcaccaacaatctccccctttttgatgcaatgataacctgggttaagttagtgaaaaagatATGTAAGTAAAACAGACATTTTATAAGacttttaagttagtcttgttttatatttggtattttgttgtttaaactaacttaaacctgtTGGAATCccagggtagttttgatgtgatcaataagttaagttatgtcctgtcgtgttttaaccttgtgtgtaagtgtgcaggagattagcagcacagggagtcgagcaaaaggaTACAGCTAGTGAGAAAGACGACACGGAAGAGAGCCGATGGGTTCCGTGTGTTTGAGGTACAAgacactgtggaagagtacgtgggtg
This genomic stretch from Zingiber officinale cultivar Zhangliang chromosome 7A, Zo_v1.1, whole genome shotgun sequence harbors:
- the LOC122000848 gene encoding putative WEB family protein At1g65010, chloroplastic, with translation MESQSKTTEGPSSSLDSSDPGSFNKTAHSLSKQRPRSSDLQQQLKKLQEELRKEKEEKSRVMQQLTSLKKNPASEGFTDESKSIVESLEKEVQKAKESERKLHGSLASQTKLLEQINISLEEAKLENKFLRENSKSLESSRRFGSRSLRNIEKHLFGNDLVRIGSAEEDIRTLRNELRLSTEAEEKSKTAMDGLASVLKEVTTESNQVKGKLKSTESELEKARGEAEDLKAQLRSMEEKFEAASEESERLKYELEESSTAWGEKENCFINCIKMSEEEITELKADNNKLFRSQRSAREENFNLRDILKQAVNEASIVKESLEIVRKDNTELKDLLSQKEKELQGLKQEYECLKVSEAAATDSVKELKSLLAATSTMVSSMGAPSNESEPFAISDGDAGKLLAKFSSERWPGHSKQLQHGPRHSIGEPGKLRTYEIKVASSIVSDYEQSVNHDVFDRIDASHLDDTEQPAVNQKKKTFLRRFGESFRRKRS